Proteins from a genomic interval of Kribbella aluminosa:
- a CDS encoding VOC family protein, whose amino-acid sequence MTTVRNVQITFDCADPERVARFWCEVLGYVAPEPPEGFASWDEYNRTLPADQAGSWFACTDPTGEGPRLFFQRVPEGKVVKNRVHLDVRVGTGMVGAERLAALEAERDRLVALGAVEVLLQRADEENESCIWMNDVEGNDFCLD is encoded by the coding sequence GTGACAACGGTCAGGAACGTCCAGATCACCTTCGACTGCGCGGACCCGGAGCGGGTCGCGCGGTTCTGGTGCGAGGTGCTCGGGTACGTCGCACCGGAGCCGCCGGAGGGGTTCGCGTCGTGGGACGAGTACAACCGCACGCTGCCGGCGGACCAAGCCGGCAGCTGGTTCGCCTGCACCGACCCGACCGGCGAAGGTCCGCGGCTGTTCTTCCAGCGCGTGCCTGAGGGCAAGGTCGTGAAGAACCGCGTACATCTCGACGTACGCGTGGGCACCGGGATGGTCGGCGCCGAGCGGCTCGCCGCCCTCGAGGCCGAACGGGATCGCCTGGTCGCGCTCGGCGCCGTCGAGGTACTGCTCCAGCGCGCCGACGAGGAGAACGAGTCCTGCATCTGGATGAACGATGTCGAGGGCAACGACTTCTGCCTGGACTGA
- a CDS encoding phosphotransferase enzyme family protein: MDVEEELTGGNVADRVVRIGATVRKPALAHTAGVEAVLAHLDGKAFALDGKAFAPRTLGRDDQGRHVLEYIPGTLADTLPPFSVDELRRLGRLIRELHDAMATFDPPADAAWHPVVPDPAGGDLICHGDLAPWNLVCGDDRWTFIDWDNAGPSTRLWDLGYAAQTLVPLLPTGDVTVDAPPLRAFVDGYGLDHEERLAFPAQLAARTRGSYELLVRGHETGEEPWATHYANGHADFWGPAAEYSALHHDAWVDALIH; encoded by the coding sequence ATGGACGTCGAGGAAGAGCTGACCGGCGGGAACGTCGCCGACCGCGTCGTCCGGATCGGGGCGACCGTGCGGAAGCCGGCGCTCGCGCACACCGCCGGCGTCGAGGCGGTCCTCGCGCACCTGGACGGCAAGGCCTTCGCGCTGGACGGCAAGGCCTTCGCGCCGCGGACGCTCGGGCGGGACGACCAGGGACGGCACGTGCTCGAGTACATCCCGGGAACGCTGGCGGACACACTTCCGCCGTTCTCCGTCGACGAACTACGCCGCCTCGGCCGGCTGATCCGCGAACTCCACGACGCGATGGCGACGTTCGACCCGCCGGCGGACGCGGCCTGGCATCCCGTCGTACCGGACCCGGCCGGCGGCGACCTGATCTGCCACGGCGACCTCGCCCCGTGGAACCTGGTCTGCGGCGACGACCGCTGGACCTTCATCGACTGGGACAACGCCGGTCCTTCGACGCGGCTGTGGGATCTCGGGTACGCCGCCCAAACGCTCGTACCGCTGCTGCCGACCGGCGACGTCACGGTCGACGCCCCGCCATTGCGCGCGTTCGTGGACGGGTACGGGCTGGACCACGAGGAGCGTCTTGCGTTCCCGGCTCAGCTGGCGGCCCGGACGCGCGGTTCGTACGAACTCCTGGTCCGCGGCCACGAAACCGGCGAGGAACCGTGGGCGACGCACTACGCGAACGGTCACGCGGACTTCTGGGGACCGGCCGCGGAGTACTCCGCACTCCACCACGACGCCTGGGTAGATGCTCTGATCCACTAA
- a CDS encoding class I SAM-dependent methyltransferase: protein MSTLDPNSSPRADGSAGDADYGRIGEGYTSYRQPEPEFEAAIRAALGPAWTILNIGAGAGSYEPRDLDVTAVEPSAKMRAQRPADRVAAIDGTAENLPFADDTFDAAMATFTVHQWSDLGAGLVEVRRVTRGPVVVLTCDPSGCSTPARGRRTRPGASSRPRSTNGSKPRSPTICPAALGTRSTGNSASRNTSAAHWS, encoded by the coding sequence ATGAGCACCCTGGACCCCAACAGCAGCCCGAGGGCCGACGGGAGCGCCGGCGACGCGGACTACGGCCGGATCGGCGAGGGCTACACGTCGTACCGGCAGCCCGAACCGGAGTTCGAGGCCGCGATCCGCGCCGCCCTCGGCCCCGCCTGGACGATCCTGAACATCGGCGCCGGCGCCGGTTCGTACGAGCCGCGCGACCTCGACGTGACCGCGGTCGAACCGTCCGCGAAAATGCGCGCCCAGCGCCCGGCGGACCGAGTCGCGGCGATCGACGGCACCGCCGAGAACCTCCCGTTCGCCGACGACACCTTCGACGCCGCGATGGCCACGTTCACCGTGCACCAGTGGTCCGACCTGGGTGCCGGGCTGGTCGAAGTACGCCGGGTCACCCGCGGCCCGGTCGTCGTACTGACGTGTGACCCGAGCGGCTGCTCGACCCCGGCGCGCGGAAGGCGAACTCGGCCTGGAGCTTCGTCGCGCCCGAGGTCCACGAACGGTTCGAAACCACGCTCGCCAACGATCTGTCCAGCGGCGCTTGGGACACGAAGTACGGGCAACTCCGCATCCAGGAACACTTCCGCGGCGCACTGGTCCTGA
- a CDS encoding nucleotidyltransferase domain-containing protein has translation MTSPLVDLRDRWLRATTAALRADAAVIGAALVGSLGAGRADEWSDVDLLVVVDDSHLDSVALPSAGRTFAIDARHNGPAGTRAISAQYVVDGLPLWVDWHVHPVSHASWPSDSTLLFEHRPIRRTTATFTTYLNAGEREPATPKTPAEQHAMRIALIPIAAKQIARHSPDATHTIQFLGGPPTTDRPAQLAALRQLLNSHGNPTSLAAARAYLDLLDG, from the coding sequence ATGACCAGCCCACTGGTAGATCTCCGCGACCGCTGGCTTCGCGCGACGACCGCCGCGCTCCGGGCAGACGCGGCGGTCATCGGCGCAGCCCTCGTCGGCTCACTCGGCGCCGGACGCGCGGACGAATGGAGCGACGTCGACCTACTCGTCGTGGTCGACGACTCACACCTCGACTCGGTCGCACTCCCGAGCGCCGGCCGAACCTTCGCGATCGACGCCCGCCACAACGGACCGGCCGGGACGCGAGCGATCAGCGCGCAGTACGTCGTGGACGGTCTCCCGCTGTGGGTCGACTGGCACGTGCACCCGGTGTCCCACGCGAGCTGGCCGTCCGACAGCACGCTCCTGTTCGAGCACCGCCCAATCCGCCGCACGACGGCCACGTTCACGACATACCTGAACGCCGGCGAACGCGAGCCCGCCACCCCGAAGACCCCCGCCGAGCAACACGCGATGCGAATAGCCCTCATCCCGATCGCCGCCAAGCAGATCGCCCGCCACTCCCCCGACGCGACGCATACGATCCAGTTCCTCGGCGGCCCCCCAACCACCGACCGCCCTGCCCAACTGGCCGCGCTCCGGCAACTACTCAACTCCCACGGAAACCCGACCAGTCTCGCGGCAGCACGCGCGTACCTCGACCTCCTCGACGGCTAG
- a CDS encoding histidine phosphatase family protein, protein MILLVRHGEADGTQLDEEGWWGPARDFAPLSALGVQQAQEAGRRLRGCGAARIIASPMTRALQTAALIAAETQLPLTAVDVDLREWLPDNTLTWRSSQALAAIDDCAKHNGTWPPGESRAWEPHASVRRRALGALRRHATGAPFIAVCHSVVIETLTGTRGIEHCGVHPFDLTAADQPNDEVFLPR, encoded by the coding sequence ATGATCCTGCTCGTACGGCACGGCGAGGCCGACGGCACTCAGCTGGACGAGGAAGGCTGGTGGGGCCCTGCCCGGGACTTCGCACCGCTGTCCGCGCTGGGTGTACAGCAGGCGCAAGAGGCCGGCCGCCGACTGCGTGGCTGCGGCGCCGCGCGGATCATCGCGTCGCCGATGACGCGCGCACTCCAGACCGCCGCGCTGATCGCCGCCGAGACCCAGCTCCCGCTCACCGCCGTCGACGTCGACCTGCGCGAATGGCTCCCGGACAACACCCTCACCTGGCGATCCTCCCAGGCACTTGCCGCCATCGACGATTGCGCCAAACACAACGGCACCTGGCCGCCGGGCGAGTCCCGCGCCTGGGAACCCCATGCTTCCGTCCGCCGCCGAGCCCTCGGCGCCCTCCGCCGCCACGCCACCGGCGCACCGTTCATCGCCGTCTGCCACAGCGTCGTGATCGAAACCCTCACCGGCACCCGCGGCATCGAGCACTGCGGCGTACACCCGTTCGACCTCACGGCCGCCGACCAACCGAACGACGAGGTGTTTCTCCCGCGATGA
- a CDS encoding ClpX C4-type zinc finger protein, producing MSDNVLRCSFCGKVRDDVQHLIAGPGVFICNECVELCERVMSDQPLPSFPPLDGKTDEELLADMARLDASRGQVEAAVQDRVLRLRSRSVTWARIGEALGVSRQSAWERYSGEE from the coding sequence ATGTCGGACAACGTGTTGCGCTGCTCGTTCTGCGGGAAGGTGCGGGACGACGTACAGCACCTGATCGCGGGGCCGGGAGTGTTCATCTGCAACGAGTGCGTCGAGCTGTGCGAACGCGTGATGAGCGACCAGCCGCTGCCGTCGTTCCCGCCGTTGGACGGGAAGACCGACGAGGAGCTGCTGGCGGACATGGCGCGCCTCGACGCGTCCCGCGGTCAGGTCGAGGCCGCCGTACAGGATCGGGTGCTCCGGTTGCGTTCGCGGTCGGTGACCTGGGCGCGGATCGGCGAGGCGCTCGGCGTCAGCAGGCAGTCGGCCTGGGAACGGTACTCCGGGGAGGAGTGA
- a CDS encoding AAA family ATPase, which translates to MPLVYVTGSSGVGKTSVGAELRRLGYVVYDVDVDRLARWFDNASGAEVVMPADRDDGWFAGNSYRLPPETLRGLANGAGTTFVCGTVGNDGEIWDLFDTVISLSVDAATLERRLVTRGAFGSSEAELQRVLEWHANVDIDNATYGAVLVDASGSPPEVVSRVLGVLNSG; encoded by the coding sequence ATGCCCCTCGTCTACGTGACCGGCTCGTCCGGAGTCGGGAAGACCTCCGTCGGCGCCGAGCTGCGACGGCTGGGGTACGTCGTGTACGACGTCGACGTGGATCGGCTGGCTCGGTGGTTCGACAACGCGTCGGGGGCTGAGGTGGTGATGCCGGCGGACCGGGATGACGGGTGGTTCGCGGGGAACTCCTATCGGCTGCCGCCCGAGACGCTGCGGGGGCTCGCGAACGGTGCTGGTACGACGTTCGTCTGTGGGACCGTCGGGAACGACGGCGAGATCTGGGACCTGTTCGACACCGTGATCAGCCTGAGCGTCGACGCTGCGACGCTCGAACGGCGGCTCGTCACGCGTGGTGCCTTCGGGTCGAGTGAAGCGGAGCTGCAGCGGGTCCTCGAGTGGCACGCGAACGTTGACATCGACAACGCGACGTACGGCGCGGTTCTGGTTGACGCCAGTGGATCGCCGCCTGAGGTCGTCTCTCGTGTTCTCGGTGTGTTGAATTCCGGGTAG
- a CDS encoding phosphotransferase: MQIDRGAYPEARTPWDDPAWRLEAIGWLDAELARTGVRELGARRVRVRPWSVIVRVEAAAPVWFKAGAPGAAFEAGLGEALSRWTPDHVLTPYAVDAARGWSLMPSGGELLRSLPPGPQEWTEALTQYADLQRGLVERVDELLRLGVPDARVPALPGVFDAAVAACVSGADARRLREFRPRLVGWCEELRAIGVPDSLDHADLHDGQILVAGAGRYTFFDWGDANVGHPFFSLLPAR, encoded by the coding sequence ATGCAGATCGACCGCGGTGCGTATCCGGAGGCGCGGACTCCCTGGGACGATCCGGCCTGGCGCTTGGAGGCCATCGGCTGGCTGGACGCCGAGCTGGCGAGGACAGGGGTGCGGGAACTCGGCGCGCGGCGGGTCCGGGTACGGCCGTGGTCGGTGATCGTCCGGGTCGAGGCGGCGGCTCCGGTGTGGTTCAAGGCGGGCGCGCCCGGGGCAGCGTTCGAGGCGGGGCTGGGCGAGGCGTTGTCGCGGTGGACGCCGGACCACGTGCTCACGCCGTACGCCGTGGACGCCGCGCGCGGGTGGTCCCTGATGCCGTCGGGTGGCGAGCTGCTGAGGAGCCTGCCGCCCGGGCCGCAGGAGTGGACGGAGGCGTTGACGCAGTACGCCGACCTGCAGCGAGGGCTCGTGGAGCGGGTGGACGAGCTGTTGCGGCTCGGCGTACCGGATGCTCGGGTGCCGGCCTTGCCGGGGGTCTTCGACGCGGCGGTCGCGGCTTGTGTGAGCGGGGCGGATGCTCGGCGGTTGCGGGAGTTCCGGCCACGGCTGGTCGGGTGGTGCGAGGAGTTGCGGGCGATCGGCGTACCGGATTCGCTGGATCACGCGGATCTGCATGACGGGCAGATCCTGGTGGCGGGCGCCGGGCGGTACACCTTCTTCGACTGGGGCGACGCGAACGTGGGACATCCGTTCTTCAGCCTGCTGCCCGCACGCTGA
- a CDS encoding DUF72 domain-containing protein, with protein MTHWPDSPYRVGISGWRYPPWRKTYYPDGLPQRAELEYASARLNSIELNGSFYALQRPESYRRWYDETPAGFVFAVKGPRFVTHLKRLADVDAPLANFFASGILALGNKLGPVLWQLPPNFQYDAARCADFFAQLPRTTVAAAEVAKGHDERMDGRALPEPRVDQPLRYAIEVRHESFKTDAFVELAREHDIAVVCADTAGKWPMFDDVTADFAYVRLHGADELYVSGYDDKSLDRWARKVRSWKCDTYVYFDNDAKVHAPYDAEHLAQRLGISSAAAEL; from the coding sequence ATGACACACTGGCCGGACTCGCCGTACCGAGTGGGGATCTCGGGCTGGCGCTACCCGCCGTGGCGCAAGACGTACTACCCGGACGGGCTCCCGCAGCGCGCCGAGCTCGAGTACGCCTCCGCCCGGCTGAACTCGATCGAGCTCAACGGCTCGTTCTACGCGTTGCAGCGCCCCGAGTCGTACCGGCGCTGGTACGACGAGACGCCCGCCGGGTTCGTGTTCGCCGTCAAGGGTCCGCGGTTCGTCACGCACCTCAAGCGACTCGCCGACGTGGACGCCCCGCTGGCGAACTTCTTCGCGTCCGGAATTCTTGCGCTGGGCAACAAACTCGGCCCGGTGCTCTGGCAGCTCCCGCCCAACTTCCAGTACGACGCCGCACGGTGCGCGGACTTCTTCGCGCAGTTGCCGCGCACAACGGTCGCCGCGGCCGAGGTCGCGAAGGGTCACGACGAACGGATGGACGGTCGCGCGCTGCCCGAACCGCGCGTCGACCAGCCGCTGCGGTACGCGATCGAAGTACGGCACGAGAGCTTCAAGACCGACGCGTTCGTCGAGTTGGCCCGCGAGCACGACATCGCGGTGGTCTGCGCGGATACGGCCGGCAAGTGGCCGATGTTCGACGACGTCACGGCGGACTTCGCGTACGTCCGGTTGCACGGGGCGGACGAGCTGTACGTGAGCGGGTACGACGACAAATCGCTCGACCGCTGGGCGCGGAAGGTCCGCTCCTGGAAGTGCGACACCTACGTGTACTTCGACAACGACGCCAAGGTGCACGCGCCGTACGACGCGGAACACCTCGCTCAGCGCCTCGGAATCAGTTCGGCGGCCGCCGAACTGTGA